The Drosophila nasuta strain 15112-1781.00 chromosome 2L, ASM2355853v1, whole genome shotgun sequence genome window below encodes:
- the LOC132798278 gene encoding uncharacterized protein LOC132798278 has product MYLISTSKKTILSDFADLETKSTYVHANGESTDFQFSSQGRVFVEVDKKAGLAVMRIRENQQNALEIQRVRKLTIENAYSVCCAKTVSNHIAIGQSSGYVKQFNFRTAELIHRYPANASRSSVLYLDYNCTDEYIAAVLEDGKINICGTKTRQRIDTVTIDEHSTLARFHPRKRFHLAVASYKGAVSVYDLQSKRTIFHLSDAHSAPCRDVSMCSSQSSLLVSVGYDCNINIFDIRRNKAQSSSGRLNYTHPLSTVALSECGTYFCAGNLKGELITYDMRSTRAPLAVRAVHDGSAVTRVAFMPTPAEEQQSSSFNSSNNVTVDARPAAPVEQTPSDELVRQQRDSFCDFLDTQRPRLLDRMSTRLTTTSRRDSFDWDTLMTKPIAEDGRLSICQTGTGLSPSDGSSVDTLQQTVSSGLRERNISVDAKLKQIAETDETCELHEQSVNCSVDSDKENPPMAAEIEEKRRLRMLSASRNSTPHHVVSAASKASTLQLHPQQLLPKTSSNVSSVASQISDGCQYDVRKELVELRESIEDRFTQLERDLKWSAEVSKFQTFTQVAQYWKQQMANTEEIRDGLGMLLRHDRFKKEFCRLKNENDMLRAEVQHLRSQLNN; this is encoded by the exons atgtatttgataTCAACGTCTAAGAAAACAATTCTATCGGATTTCGCGGATTTAGAAACGAAATCCACGTATGTGCATGCAAATGGCGAGTCAACAGATTTTCAATTTAGCTCCCAGGGACGCGTCTTTGTGGAGGTGGACAAAAAGGCGGGCTTGGCGGTGATGCGCATTAGAGAAAACCAACAGAATG CTTTGGAAATACAGCGCGTGCGCAAATTGACCATTGAAAATGCGTATTCGGTATGTTGCGCCAAAACGGTATCCAATCATATTGCTATCGGTCAGTCAAGTGGTTATGTTAAGCAATTCAACTTTCGTACGGCGGAATTGATTCATCGCTATCCGGCGAATGCGTCGCGCAGCTCTGTACTCTATTTGGATTACAATTGCACGGATGAATACATTGCAGCGGTGCTGGAAGACGGCAAGATCAACATTTGTGGCACAAAGACTCGACAAAGGATCGATACAGTCACCATTGACGAGCA TTCGACCCTGGCACGTTTTCATCCGCGCAAGCGTTTCCACTTGGCGGTGGCTTCCTACAAGGGCGCCGTATCCGTCTACGATTTGCAATCAAAACGCACCATCTTCCACTTGAGCGATGCACATAGTGCCCCTTGTCGTGATGTCAGCATGTGTAGCAGTCAATCTTCGCTGCTGGTCAGCGTTGGTTACGACtgcaatattaatatatttgatataagaCGCAATAAGGCGCAGTCATCGTCGGGTCGCTTGAATTATACACATCCGTTGTCTACCGTGGCGTTAAGTGAATGCGGCACATACTTCTGTGCCGGCAATCTCAAGGGTGAATTGATTACCTACGATATGCGCAGCACTCGAGCACCGTTGGCTGTGCGTGCTGTGCATGATGGCAG CGCTGTGACGCGAGTGGCTTTTATGCCCACGCCTGCTGAGGAGCAGCAAAGTAGCAGCTTCAACAGCTCAAATAATGTCACTGTGGATGCCAGACCAGCGGCGCCTGTGGAGCAAACGCCTAGCGATGAGCTGGTGCGTCAACAGCGCGACTCTTTTTGTGATTTTCTGGACACACAACGACCACGTCTACTTGATCGTATGTCCACACGTCTAACAACCACCTCGCGACGCGACAGCTTTGATTGGGACACACTGATGACGAAGCCTATTGCCGAGGATGGACGCCTAAGCATTTGCCAGACTGGCACGGGTCTCAGTCCCTCAGATGGCTCCTCCGTGGACACGCTGCAAC AAACGGTGAGCAGTGGGTTGCGTGAGCGCAATATATCAGTGGATGCCAAGTTGAAGCAAATTGCCGAAACAGATGAAACTTGCGAACTGCATGAACAATCCGTTAACTGTTCGGTGGACAGTGACAAAGAGAATCCACCCATGGCAGCAGAGATCGAGGAGAAGCGTCGATTACGAATGTTGTCCGCCAGTCGCAATAGCACGCCACATCATGTGGTAAGCGCAGCCAGCAAGGCTTCAACTCTGCAATTGCATCCGCAACAGCTGCTGCCCAAAACATCGAGCAATGTGTCATCAGTTGCCTCACAGATCTCTGATGGCTGTCAGTACGATGTGCGCAAGGAACTTGTCGAGCTGCGCGAAAGCATCGAGGATCGCTTCACGCAACTGGAACGCGATTTGAAGTGGTCAGCGGAGGTCAGTAAGTTTCAAACCTTCACTCAGGTGGCTCAGTACTGGAAGCAGCAGATGGCGAACACCGAGGAGATAAGAGATGGGCTCGGAATGTTGCTGCGCCATGATCGTTTTAAAAAAGAGTTTTGCCGCCTCAAAAATGAGAACGATATGCTGCGAGCCGAGGTACAACATTTGCGCAGCCAGCTGAATAATTAG
- the LOC132798340 gene encoding inward rectifier potassium channel irk-1-like: MSTDDATDKPEMLRSISLPVKPKHLTPTPLSRSPKHEKVNENDVDYYPESPSCSRRSQTRLTPGDSTQEDSRSDQNFPSTHDWVGSTIELSPTADDDGLRRTMHRVMQRNGRENVVFRRVPEKSRRYMRDVINTLIELKWKYMLTLFLSSFFLSWIFFGVMCYLVAYYHGDFIFDAVTGERLGDGAEPCIIGVNGFVSMMLYSITTQTTLGGGQFASEECPETIFLYIMQMMCGAAIEGSMVSIVYAKTMRPAKQCTKLKFSDKAVISYRDEKLCLLFRVSDPRERQSIDSKIRVYMIVDKHTREGELIKTHTELKLEGNGEQLIVWPDIVCHVIDETSPLHRFDSAKKFNAAQFELYVTIVGTSPTTAQMTEAKTSYVPREIFWGQRFVNIIHYDAEDERYMVDYENFNTTISVDMPVNLSSAEQQQQLALEA, from the exons ATGAGCACGGACGACGCTACGGATAAACCCGAAATGCTCCGCTCCATCTCGTTGCCAGTTAAACCAAAACATCTCACGCCAACTCCTTTGTCGCGTTCACCGAAGCACGAAAAGGTCAACGAGAATGATGTCGACTATTATCCAGAGAGTCCAAGCTGTTCGCGTCGCTCCCAAACTAGGCTGACACCAGGAGATAGCACACAAGAGGATAGTCGCAGTGATCAAAA ttttccCTCCACACACGATTGGGTGGGCAGCACCATTGAACTCAGTCCAAccgctgatgatgatggcttGCGACGCACGATGCATCGTGTGATGCAGAGGAATGGACGCGAGAACGTCGTCTTTCGACGTGTGCCAGAAAAATCCAGACGCTATATGCGTGATGTGATCAACACTTTG ATTGAATTGAAGTGGAAGTATATGCTTACACTCTTCTTGAGCAGCTTCTTCCTCAGCTGGATATTCTTTGGTGTCATGTGCTATCTGGTTGCCTATTACCATGGTGATTTCATTTTCGATGCAGTAACTGGTGAACGTTTGGGCGATGGCGCTGAACCGTGTATCATTGGTGTCAACGGCTTTGTGTCTATGATGCTGTATTCGATCACCACACAAACTACTTTGGGTGGCGGGCAATTTGCTAGCGAGGAATGTCCCGAGACCATATTTCTATATATCATGCAGATGATGTGCGGCGCTGCCATCGAAGGATCCATGGTTAGCATTGTTTATGCCAAAACAATGCGTCCTGCCAAGCAATGTACCAAACTCAAGTTTAGCGATAAGGCGGTG ATTTCTTATCGCGATGAGAAACTGTGTTTGCTGTTTCGTGTTTCTGATCCACGTGAGCGGCAGTCCATCGACTCCAAGATTCGTGTTTACATGATTGTGGACAAACA CACACGCGAGGGCGAGCTCATAAAGACGCACACGGAACTGAAGCTGGAGGGGAATGGCGAGCAGTTGATTGTTTGGCCGGACATTGTGTGCCATGTCATCGATGAGACGAGTCCACTGCATCGCTTCGATAGTGCGAAGAAGTTTAATGCTGCccaatttgaattgtatgtgACAATTGTGGGCACTTCACCGACCACAGCGCAAATGACGGAGGCAAAGACATCGTATGTGCCGCGAGAGATCTTTTGGGGTCAGCGCTTCGTTAACATTATCCATTACGATGCTGAGGATGAGCGTTATATGGTAGACTACGAGAATTTCAATACAACCATATCG GTGGACATGCCAGTCAATTTGTCGTCggcagagcagcaacagcaattggcaTTGGAGGCTTAG
- the LOC132798317 gene encoding inward rectifier potassium channel irk-1-like yields the protein MSVDDNRKKEQLAMIRSSSMPVKPKPLNPRPLARSPEKETVNDNEVDYYPESPSCVRRRRSKQTPDHLETRSEQNFPYTLDWAGSTIELTPDVDGDADGLRRSMNRVMDKNGNENVAFRRIPEKSWRYMRDVITTLIELEWKYMLTLFLGSYFISWTFFGVLCYVVAYSHGDFLFDAVSGERLGEGSEPCIYGGPNFMAIMIYSIETQTTLGFGERYASEECPETIFLFIMQMMCAVAIEGTMVSIIYAKTARPAKQLTKLRFSDKAVICYRDGKLCLLFRVCDPREQQSIESKIRVYMIVDKHTREGELIKTHTELKLEGNGEQLIVWPDIVCHVIDDTSPLQSFQNAKQLNAAQFELYVTIVGTSPTTAQMTEAKTSYVPREIFWGQRFVNIIHYDATNECYIVDYENFNTTISVDMPVKLTPAEHLQQLQQQQQLEQLQHTYRK from the exons ATGAGCGTGGATGACAACAGAAAAAAGGAACAGCTCGCCATGATTCGCTCATCATCAATGCCTGTTAAACCTAAGCCATTGAATCCAAGGCCTCTAGCCCGATCGCCCGAAAAGGAGACGGTCAACGACAACGAAGTCGACTACTATCCAGAGAGTCCCAGTTGTGTTCGACGTCGTCGATCCAAGCAGACGCCGGATCACTTGGAGACGCGCAGCGAACAAAA CTTCCCTTACACGCTCGACTGGGCGGGCAGCACCATTGAGCTGACCCCTGATGTGGATGGAGATGCGGATGGATTGCGACGCAGCATGAATCGAGTTATGGACAAGAATGGAAATGAGAACGTTGCTTTCCGACGCATTCCGGAAAAGTCCTGGCGATATATGCGCGATGTGATCACCACGCTG ATCGAATTGGAGTGGAAGTACATGCTCACACTGTTTCTGGGTAGTTACTTCATCAGCTGGACTTTCTTTGGAGTACTTTGCTACGTGGTCGCCTATTCCCATGGCGATTTCCTTTTCGATGCCGTGAGTGGCGAACGCTTGGGAGAGGGCAGCGAGCCTTGCATTTATGGTGGGCCCAATTTCATGGCCATTATGATCTATTCGATTGAGACCCAAACCACACTTGGCTTTGGCGAGCGATATGCCAGCGAGGAATGCCCCGAGACCATTTTTCTGTTCATCATGCAAATGATGTGTGCTGTGGCCATTGAGGGCACCATGGTTAGCATCATCTATGCGAAAACTGCGCGTCCAGCCAAGCAACTGACCAAGCTCAGGTTCAGCGACAAAGCTGTG ATCTGTTATCGCGATGGCAAACTGTGTTTGCTCTTTCGTGTGTGCGATCCACGCGAACAGCAATCCATCGAGTCCAAGATACGCGTCTACATGATTGTGGACAAACA CACACGCGAGGGCGAGCTCATTAAGACGCACACGGAACTGAAGTTGGAGGGGAATGGCGAGCAGCTGATTGTCTGGCCGGACATTGTGTGCCATGTCATCGATGACACAAGTCCTCTGCAGTCATTTCAAAATGCCAAGCAGCTGAACGCCGCACAATTTGAGTTGTATGTGACAATTGTGGGCACTTCGCCTACCACAGCACAAATGACGGAGGCGAAGACATCGTATGTGCCGCGAGAGATATTTTGGGGGCAGCGTTTTGTGAACATTATCCACTACGACGCAACTAATGAGTGTTACATTGTGGACTACGAGAACTTTAACACCACCATCTCG GTGGACATGCCCGTCAAGTTGACGCCGGCGGAGcatttgcagcagctgcaacagcagcaacaactcgagcagctgcaacacacatacagaaaaTAA